The following DNA comes from Streptomyces pristinaespiralis.
CCTATTCGGAAGGCGTCAACGCGTACCTCAAGGGGCGCTCCGCCGAGGAGATCTCGGTCGAGTACGCGGCGCTGTCCTTCACCAACGACTACAAGCCCGAGCCGTGGTCGCCGGTCGACTCGGTGGCCTGGCTCAAGGCGATGGCCTGGGACCTGCGCGGGAACATGAAGAGCGAGATCGACCGCTCCCTGCTGACCAGCAGGCTCAGCGAGAAGCAGATCAAGGACCTGTACCCGTCCTATCCGTTCGAGCGCAACAAGCCGATCGTCGAGGAGGGCGGCATCAGCCAGGTCACCGGGAAGTTCGACCCGGCGGCCAAGCCCTCCGACCTCGAGGACGGTTCCACCGGCGGAGACACCGGCGACGGCACGGGCACAGGTGACGGCACCGGCACGGGCACCGGAACCGGCACCGGTGACGGCACGGGAACCGGCAGCGCCGGCGGTGCGGCGGACGCTTCCTCCGGACCGAGCTCGCAGCTGGCCGCGCTCTCGGACTCCATCGACGCGGTCCCCGCTCTCCTCGGCCCCAGCGGCAACGGCATCGGTTCCAACTCCTGGGTGGTGGGCGGCGGGTACACGACCACCGGCAAGCCTCTGCTGGCCAATGACCCGCACCTCGCCCCCCAGCTGCCCTCGCTCTGGTACCAGATGGGTCTGCACTGCCGTGAGACCTCCGAGAAGTGCCGCTACGACGTCGCGGGCTACACCTTCTCCGGCATGCCGGGCGTGATAATCGGCCACAACCAGGACATCGCCTGGGGCTTCACCAACCTCGGCGCCGACGTCACCGACCTCTACCTCGAGAAGCTCACCGGCGACAGCTACCTCGTCGGCGACGAGGAGAAGCAGCTGACCACCCGCAAGGAGGTCATCAAGGTCGCCGGCGGCGCCAGCAAGACGATCACTGTCCGCTCCACCGGGCACGGCCCCCTGGTCTCCGACCGCAGCGACGAGCTGGAGAAGGTCGGCGAGAAGGCGCCCGTGTCCAACGCCGCGCCGGACCGCGCCTCCGGCTACGGAGTCGCCCTGCAGTGGACCGCCCTCCAGCCGGGCCGGACCATGGACGCCGTCTTCGAGCTCAACCGGGCCAAGGACTTCCAGAGCTTCCGCAAGGCCGCGCAGAACTTCGAGGTCCCCTCGCAGAACCTGATCTACGCCGACACCAAGGGCAACATCGGCTACCAGGCCCCGGGCCGGATCCCGGTCCGCGCCCAGGGCGACGGCTCCACGCCCGCCCCCGGCTGGGACCCGGCGTACAAGTGGACCGACTACATCCCCTTCGACGAGCTGCCGTACGAGTACAACCCCGACCGCGGCTACATCGTCACCGCCAACCAGGCCGTGATCGACGCCGAGAAGTACCCGTACCTGATCACCAAGGACTACGGCTACGGCGCCCGGAGCCAGCGGATCAACGACCTCATCGAGTCGAAGATCCAGGACGGCGGCAAGATCTCGACCGAAGACATGCGCACCATGCAGACGGACAACAGCAGCGAGATCGCCAAGCTGCTCACGCCCTACCTGCTGAAGATCGACGTCTCCGACCCGTACGTCCGCGAGGCACAGAAGCTGCTCGAGGGCTGGGACTACACCCAGGAGCCGGACTCCGGCGCCGCCGCCTACTTCAACGCGGTGTGGCGCAACGTCCTCAAGCTGGCGTTCGGCAACAAGCTCCCCAAGGAGCTGCGCGTCGAGGGCGAGTGCCTCAGCGTCCGGCCCGCCGACAGCACGGCCCCGGACGACGACCTCGAGGAGCGGGTGCGCGAGTGCGGCCAGCGTGACCCCGACTCGGCCCAGCCCGACGGCGGCGACCGCTGGTTCGAGGTGGTGCGACGGCTGCTGAAGGACGAGGACAACACCTGGTGGCAGTCGCCCCGGACGCGTACGGAGCAGGCGACCGACACCCGCGACGAGCTGCTCGGCCGTGCGATGGCGGACGCCCGCTGGGAGCTGACGGCCAGGCTGGGCAAGGACGCCTCCAGCTGGAGCTGGGGCCGCCTGCACCAGCTCACCCTGACGAACCAGACGCTGGGCACCAACGGACCGGGCTTCCTGCAGACCATCCTCAACCGCGGCCCGTGGAACCTCGGCGGCGGCGAGGCCGCGGTGAACGCCACGGGCTGGAACGCGGCGGGCGGCTACGAGGTCGTGTGGGTGCCCTCGATGCGGATGGTGGTCAACGTCGGCGAGTGGGACGAGTCCCGGTGGATCAACCTCACCGGTGCCTCCGGCCACGCGTACAACGCGCACTACACCGACCAGACCGACATGTGGGCCAACGGCGAGCTGCTGGACTGGGCCTACAGCGCGCAGGCGGTGTCGGCCGGCACCGCCGACACGCTCACGCTCGTTCCGCCGGGCCATTCCGTCCCGTGAACCGGGTGACGCCGTCGGGCGTCACCACCGCGTGAACGGGGTGGTCGTGCGGTTCCACCGGGACCCGCGCGACCACCTCGTTCGTGTGCAGGAGCACCACGAGCGCCGGGTCCGCGCCGGCGGCGGCGAGGCGGGCGAGGACGCGGTCGTACGAACCGCCGCCGCGACCGAGCCGCATGCCACGGGCGTCCACGGCGAGTCCGGGCAGCAGTACGGCGTCGGCCGTGAGGACCGCGTCCGGACCGAGCCGCTCCCCGTCCGGCTCCAGGAGCCCGCGTCCGGCGCGCTCCAGGTGATCGGCGCCCCGGTACACCCCCCAGTCCAGGTCGTTGTCGTCCAGCAGCACGGGCAGCAGGACGCGTACTCCTCTGGAGCGCAGGGCGTCGAGCAGCGCGCGCGTCCCGGGCTCGCGTCCGACGGACACGTAGGCGGCCACGGTCGCGGCGTCCGCCAGCTCGGAAAGACGCAGTGCGTGCCGCGCGAGAACCGCGGCGGTCTCCGTCACGTCCTGTGTGGACAGGAGCCGTCGTGCGCCGAGCAGTTCGGCCCGCAGCACGCTCTTTTCCGACATGTCGGCGTTCATTGCCCACCCGTAAATGTGTTGTACACGTCTTTGTGAGGACGAAGTTAACCGGAGTATCATCTTCCGCCCATACTCACCGGATATGGTGCTCCGCATGACTCAGTCGCACCCCAGGATCAGCAAGGCTGTCATCCCAGCCGCAGGCCTCGGCACCCGGTTCCTGCCTGCCACGAAAGCCACGCCCAAAGAGATGCTGCCTGTGGTCGACAAGCCGGCGATCCAGTACGTGGTCGAGGAGGCCGTCTCGGCCGGCCTCTCCGACGTGCTGATGATCACTGGACGCAACAAGCGCCCGCTCGAGGACCACTTCGACCGCAACTACGAGCTCGAAGAGGCCCTCTCCCGCAAGGGCGACGCCGGAAGGCTCGCGAAGGTCCAGGAGTCCAGCGACCTCGCGACCATGCACTACGTGCGCCAGGGCGACCCTCGCGGGCTCGGCCACGCCGTGCTGTGCGCCGAGCCGCACGTCGGTGACCAGCCCTTCGCGGTCCTCCTCGGCGACGACCTGATCGACCCGCGGGACCCGCTGCTGGCCCGCATGGTCGAGGTCCAGGAGCGTGAGGGCGGCAGCGTCATCGCGCTGATGGAGGTCGACCCGGCCCAGATCCACCTCTACGGCTGCGCCGCCGTGAAGCCCACCGGCGACAGTGACGTCGTCAAGATCACCGACCTGGTGGAGAAGCCGGAGACCGCGGACGCGCCCAGCAACCTGGCGATCATCGGCCGCTACGTCCTCGACCCTGCCGTCTTCGGCGTGCTGCGGGAGACGGAGCCGGGCCGCGGCGGCGAGATCCAGCTCACCGACGCGCTCCAGAAGCTCGCGGAGGCGGACCGGTCGGCCCCCGCCACGGAAGTGAGCCCCGGGGGCCCGGTCCACGGAGTGATCTTCAAGGGCCGCCGCTACGACACCGGTGACCGAGGCGACTATCTGCGTGCCATTGTCAGACTCGCGTGCGAACGTGAGGACCTGGGCCCGGAGTTCCGGGACTGGCTTCGCAGTTTTGTGACCGAGGAGATGTAGGACCGTGAGCAGCACGATCTGGTCGGTGGACGACCACCTCGAGGACATCCTCGCCGCGATCCGCCCGCTCGACCCGATCGAGCTCCAGC
Coding sequences within:
- a CDS encoding penicillin acylase family protein; protein product: MPANTTASSPKKKKGRRARLLVLVLVLALVAGVGYGAYWSISTVRASFPQTTGSVQLAGLGGKVEVKRDGHGIPQIYADTDEDLFRAQGFVQAQDRFWEMDVRRHMTAGRLSEMFGSGQVETDAFLRTLGWRHVAQEEYDTKLSAETKKYLQAYSEGVNAYLKGRSAEEISVEYAALSFTNDYKPEPWSPVDSVAWLKAMAWDLRGNMKSEIDRSLLTSRLSEKQIKDLYPSYPFERNKPIVEEGGISQVTGKFDPAAKPSDLEDGSTGGDTGDGTGTGDGTGTGTGTGTGDGTGTGSAGGAADASSGPSSQLAALSDSIDAVPALLGPSGNGIGSNSWVVGGGYTTTGKPLLANDPHLAPQLPSLWYQMGLHCRETSEKCRYDVAGYTFSGMPGVIIGHNQDIAWGFTNLGADVTDLYLEKLTGDSYLVGDEEKQLTTRKEVIKVAGGASKTITVRSTGHGPLVSDRSDELEKVGEKAPVSNAAPDRASGYGVALQWTALQPGRTMDAVFELNRAKDFQSFRKAAQNFEVPSQNLIYADTKGNIGYQAPGRIPVRAQGDGSTPAPGWDPAYKWTDYIPFDELPYEYNPDRGYIVTANQAVIDAEKYPYLITKDYGYGARSQRINDLIESKIQDGGKISTEDMRTMQTDNSSEIAKLLTPYLLKIDVSDPYVREAQKLLEGWDYTQEPDSGAAAYFNAVWRNVLKLAFGNKLPKELRVEGECLSVRPADSTAPDDDLEERVRECGQRDPDSAQPDGGDRWFEVVRRLLKDEDNTWWQSPRTRTEQATDTRDELLGRAMADARWELTARLGKDASSWSWGRLHQLTLTNQTLGTNGPGFLQTILNRGPWNLGGGEAAVNATGWNAAGGYEVVWVPSMRMVVNVGEWDESRWINLTGASGHAYNAHYTDQTDMWANGELLDWAYSAQAVSAGTADTLTLVPPGHSVP
- a CDS encoding 5-formyltetrahydrofolate cyclo-ligase, with protein sequence MNADMSEKSVLRAELLGARRLLSTQDVTETAAVLARHALRLSELADAATVAAYVSVGREPGTRALLDALRSRGVRVLLPVLLDDNDLDWGVYRGADHLERAGRGLLEPDGERLGPDAVLTADAVLLPGLAVDARGMRLGRGGGSYDRVLARLAAAGADPALVVLLHTNEVVARVPVEPHDHPVHAVVTPDGVTRFTGRNGPAERA
- the galU gene encoding UTP--glucose-1-phosphate uridylyltransferase GalU, with the protein product MTQSHPRISKAVIPAAGLGTRFLPATKATPKEMLPVVDKPAIQYVVEEAVSAGLSDVLMITGRNKRPLEDHFDRNYELEEALSRKGDAGRLAKVQESSDLATMHYVRQGDPRGLGHAVLCAEPHVGDQPFAVLLGDDLIDPRDPLLARMVEVQEREGGSVIALMEVDPAQIHLYGCAAVKPTGDSDVVKITDLVEKPETADAPSNLAIIGRYVLDPAVFGVLRETEPGRGGEIQLTDALQKLAEADRSAPATEVSPGGPVHGVIFKGRRYDTGDRGDYLRAIVRLACEREDLGPEFRDWLRSFVTEEM